The following proteins are encoded in a genomic region of Bradyrhizobium sp. SK17:
- a CDS encoding ABC transporter substrate-binding protein, producing the protein MKRRDFLKSVSGLAAGALAPTAPAIWSPANADARSETLLIVSEGGPNNLDIHGIGTNVPGYEVSWNCYDRLISHEMKSGPGGVPYYDRDKFKPELAEDFNVGDMSATFKLRKNAKFHDGTPVTAKDVKWSLDRAVSVGGFPTFQMSAGSLTKPEQFVVVDDHTVRVDFLTKDRLTMPDLAVIVPCVVNSELVKKNASEKDPWGLEFTKQQTAGSGAYRVTKWTAGTEVVMERNDDWVSGPMPKIKRVIWRMVPQAGNRRALLERGDADISYELPFKDFQEMKANGKLNVVSLPFSNGIQYIGMNVTKPPFDNPKVRQAMAYAMPYQKIMDAVLFGLANPMFGAAKDKPTEVAWPQPTKYNTDMEKAKALLAEAGYANGFETTISFDLNFAGVNEPLCVLVQESLAQLGIKTTINKVPGANWRTELTKKEMPLFTNVFSGWLDYPEYFFYWCYHGNNSIFNTMSYKSPAMDKLIDGARIAAANGDTAAYDADVKGFVDLAFADIPRIPLYQPFVNVAMQKNISGYEYWFHRRLDYRAMAKG; encoded by the coding sequence ATGAAGCGTCGTGATTTCCTCAAATCGGTATCCGGACTGGCAGCGGGGGCGCTGGCGCCGACCGCGCCAGCGATCTGGTCGCCGGCCAACGCCGACGCGCGCTCCGAGACGCTGCTGATCGTCTCGGAAGGCGGTCCCAACAATCTCGATATCCACGGCATCGGCACCAACGTGCCCGGCTACGAGGTGTCGTGGAATTGCTACGACCGGCTGATCAGCCACGAGATGAAGAGCGGCCCGGGCGGCGTGCCCTATTACGACCGCGACAAGTTCAAGCCCGAGCTCGCCGAGGACTTCAACGTCGGCGACATGTCGGCGACCTTCAAGCTGCGCAAGAACGCCAAATTCCACGACGGCACGCCGGTCACGGCGAAGGACGTCAAATGGTCGCTCGACCGCGCGGTCAGCGTCGGCGGCTTCCCGACCTTCCAGATGAGCGCGGGCTCGCTGACCAAGCCCGAGCAGTTCGTGGTCGTCGACGATCATACGGTGCGGGTCGACTTCCTGACCAAGGACAGGCTGACGATGCCCGATCTCGCCGTGATCGTGCCTTGCGTCGTCAACTCCGAGCTGGTCAAGAAGAACGCCAGCGAGAAGGACCCCTGGGGTCTCGAATTCACCAAGCAGCAGACCGCGGGCTCCGGCGCCTACAGGGTGACCAAATGGACCGCCGGCACCGAAGTCGTCATGGAGCGCAACGACGACTGGGTCTCGGGCCCGATGCCGAAGATCAAGCGCGTGATCTGGCGCATGGTGCCGCAGGCCGGCAACCGCCGTGCGCTGCTCGAGCGCGGCGATGCCGACATCTCCTACGAACTGCCGTTCAAGGATTTTCAGGAGATGAAGGCGAACGGCAAGCTCAACGTGGTCTCGCTGCCGTTCTCCAACGGCATCCAGTATATCGGCATGAACGTCACCAAGCCGCCGTTCGACAATCCGAAGGTGCGGCAGGCGATGGCCTATGCGATGCCGTACCAGAAGATCATGGATGCGGTGCTGTTCGGCCTCGCCAACCCGATGTTCGGCGCGGCCAAGGACAAGCCGACCGAGGTCGCCTGGCCGCAGCCGACCAAATACAACACCGACATGGAGAAGGCGAAAGCGCTGCTCGCCGAGGCCGGCTACGCCAACGGCTTCGAGACCACGATCTCGTTCGACCTGAATTTCGCAGGGGTCAACGAGCCACTCTGCGTGCTGGTGCAGGAGAGCCTCGCGCAGCTCGGCATCAAGACCACGATCAACAAGGTGCCCGGCGCCAACTGGCGCACCGAGCTGACCAAGAAGGAGATGCCGCTGTTCACCAACGTGTTCTCGGGCTGGCTCGATTACCCCGAGTACTTCTTCTACTGGTGCTATCACGGCAACAATTCGATCTTCAACACCATGAGCTACAAGTCGCCCGCGATGGACAAGCTCATCGACGGCGCGCGTATCGCCGCCGCCAATGGCGACACCGCGGCCTACGACGCCGACGTCAAGGGCTTCGTCGATCTCGCCTTCGCCGACATCCCGCGCATCCCGCTCTACCAGCCCTTCGTCAACGTCGCGATGCAGAAGAACATCTCCGGCTACGAATACTGGTTCCACCGCCGCCTGGATTATCGCGCGATGGCGAAGGGGTGA
- a CDS encoding ABC transporter permease has translation MSSVAPTVEPAGPARTSGLAAVIEQTRYVLSENKVTGFAFALLILILFAALFGPYVVPYDPLASNTSVALKPPSAAHWFGTDQLGRDIFSRVIVATRLDTFIAVASVVLVFLMGGLAGIAAGYFGGWTDRIVGRIADTIMAFPLFVLAMGIVAALGNTVQNIIIATAIVNFPLYARVARAEANVRRNAGFVQAARLSGNGEYRILLGHILPNIMPIMIVQMSLTMGYAILNAAGLSFIGLGVRPPTAEWGIMVAEGAGFMVSGEWWIALFPGLALMIAVFCFNLLGDGLRDIVDPQRRT, from the coding sequence ATGAGCAGCGTTGCGCCGACCGTCGAACCCGCAGGACCCGCCCGCACCTCAGGACTGGCCGCGGTCATCGAGCAGACCCGCTACGTGCTGAGCGAGAACAAGGTCACTGGCTTTGCCTTCGCGCTGCTGATCCTGATCCTGTTCGCCGCATTGTTCGGGCCCTATGTGGTGCCGTATGACCCGCTCGCCTCGAACACATCAGTGGCATTGAAGCCACCGTCTGCCGCGCACTGGTTCGGCACCGACCAGCTCGGCCGCGATATCTTCAGCCGCGTCATCGTCGCCACAAGGCTCGACACCTTCATCGCGGTCGCTTCCGTCGTGCTGGTGTTCCTGATGGGTGGGCTCGCCGGCATCGCCGCCGGCTATTTCGGCGGCTGGACCGACCGCATCGTCGGCCGCATCGCCGACACCATCATGGCGTTTCCGCTGTTCGTGCTGGCGATGGGCATCGTCGCGGCGCTCGGCAACACCGTGCAGAACATCATCATCGCCACCGCGATCGTGAACTTCCCGCTGTATGCCCGCGTCGCGCGCGCCGAGGCCAACGTCCGTCGCAATGCCGGCTTCGTGCAGGCGGCGCGGCTGTCCGGCAATGGCGAATACCGCATCCTGCTCGGGCACATCCTGCCCAACATCATGCCGATCATGATCGTGCAGATGTCGCTGACCATGGGCTACGCGATCCTCAACGCCGCCGGCCTGTCCTTCATCGGCCTCGGCGTCCGGCCGCCGACCGCCGAGTGGGGCATCATGGTCGCCGAGGGCGCCGGCTTCATGGTCTCGGGCGAATGGTGGATCGCGCTGTTCCCGGGTCTGGCGCTGATGATCGCCGTGTTCTGCTTCAACCTGCTCGGCGACGGCCTGCGCGACATCGTCGACCCGCAGCGGAGGACGTGA
- the ugpB gene encoding sn-glycerol-3-phosphate ABC transporter substrate-binding protein UgpB codes for MKFGLKVLQLAVAVLLLVSPAQAATEIMWWHAMSGELGKQLEKLAADFNASQSDYRIVPAYKGNYTETVTAAIFAFRSRSQPAIVQVNEIATATMMAARGAIYPVYELMRDQSEAFTPSAYLPAVAGYYADVDGNMLSFPFNASTPILYYNKDMFRSAGLDPSQPPKTWPELGIAAKRLRAAGAMCGVTTSWPSWINVENFSAFHNLPLATRANGFAGLDAQLIFNNPLVVRHIAQLAQWQADKTFDYSGRGQAAEPRFQKGECGIFIGSSGTRADIKANSKFEVGYGMMPYEPDVQGAPQNSIIGGATLWVLRDRPLAEYAGVAKFFAYLSRPDVQAAWHQNTGYLPITRAAFDLTRAQGFYDRNPGSEISIEEVTLKPPTDNSKGVRLGSFVLIRDVIEEELEQVFAGKRSAQAAMDNAVERGNRLLRQFERANPDR; via the coding sequence GTGAAGTTCGGTTTGAAAGTCCTGCAACTCGCCGTCGCGGTCCTTCTGCTTGTGTCGCCTGCGCAAGCTGCGACCGAGATCATGTGGTGGCACGCGATGTCGGGCGAGCTCGGCAAGCAGCTCGAGAAGCTCGCCGCCGACTTCAACGCCTCGCAATCCGACTACCGGATCGTGCCGGCCTACAAGGGCAACTACACCGAGACCGTGACGGCCGCGATCTTCGCCTTCCGTTCGCGCAGCCAGCCGGCAATCGTTCAGGTCAACGAGATCGCCACCGCGACCATGATGGCGGCCCGCGGCGCGATCTATCCGGTGTACGAGCTGATGCGCGATCAGTCCGAGGCGTTCACGCCGTCGGCCTATCTGCCCGCGGTGGCCGGCTACTACGCCGATGTCGACGGCAACATGCTGTCGTTTCCGTTCAATGCCTCGACCCCGATCCTCTACTACAACAAGGATATGTTCCGGTCGGCCGGGCTCGATCCGAGCCAGCCGCCGAAGACCTGGCCGGAGCTCGGCATCGCCGCCAAGCGATTGCGTGCGGCGGGTGCGATGTGCGGCGTCACCACGTCATGGCCGTCCTGGATCAATGTCGAGAATTTCTCCGCGTTCCACAATCTGCCGCTCGCGACCAGGGCCAACGGCTTTGCCGGGCTCGACGCGCAGCTGATCTTCAACAACCCGCTGGTGGTGCGCCACATCGCGCAGCTCGCGCAATGGCAGGCCGACAAGACCTTCGATTACAGCGGTCGCGGGCAGGCGGCGGAGCCGCGCTTCCAGAAGGGCGAATGCGGCATCTTCATCGGCTCGTCGGGGACGCGCGCCGACATCAAGGCCAATTCGAAATTCGAGGTCGGCTACGGCATGATGCCGTATGAGCCGGACGTGCAGGGCGCGCCGCAGAATTCGATCATCGGCGGCGCGACCTTGTGGGTGCTGCGCGACCGGCCGCTGGCCGAATATGCCGGCGTCGCCAAGTTCTTCGCCTATCTGTCGCGGCCCGACGTGCAGGCCGCCTGGCACCAGAACACGGGCTATCTGCCGATCACCCGCGCCGCGTTCGATCTGACCCGCGCGCAGGGTTTCTATGATCGCAATCCCGGCTCCGAGATTTCGATCGAGGAGGTGACGCTGAAGCCGCCGACCGACAATTCGAAGGGCGTCCGCCTCGGCTCGTTCGTCCTGATCCGCGACGTGATCGAGGAGGAGCTCGAGCAGGTGTTCGCCGGCAAGCGCTCCGCGCAGGCCGCGATGGACAATGCCGTCGAGCGCGGCAATCGCCTGCTGCGCCAGTTCGAGCGCGCCAATCCGGACCGGTGA
- the hpxZ gene encoding oxalurate catabolism protein HpxZ, with the protein MDIDLPDVVAEVTAQFQRYEKALVSNDVAVLDELFRDDSRTLRYGIGENLYGYAEIMAFRAGRSPVGLMRRIDRTVITSYGRDTAIASTLFYRDNAPGRVGRQMQTWIRFPEGWRIVAAHVSVIDEPKGV; encoded by the coding sequence ATGGACATCGATCTTCCCGACGTGGTCGCCGAAGTGACCGCGCAGTTCCAGCGCTACGAGAAAGCGCTGGTGTCGAACGACGTCGCGGTGCTCGACGAGCTGTTTCGCGACGACAGCCGCACGCTGCGCTACGGCATCGGCGAGAACCTCTATGGCTACGCCGAGATCATGGCGTTTCGCGCCGGGCGCTCGCCGGTCGGCCTGATGCGCAGGATCGACCGCACCGTGATCACGAGCTATGGCCGCGACACCGCGATCGCCTCGACGCTGTTCTACCGGGACAACGCGCCGGGCAGGGTGGGCCGGCAGATGCAGACGTGGATTCGCTTCCCCGAGGGCTGGAGAATCGTCGCGGCCCATGTCAGCGTCATCGACGAGCCAAAGGGCGTTTGA
- the atzF gene encoding allophanate hydrolase — translation MPHRARDEANHVTETVAAIVAAHRIKTMTPAQTVARSYQRIREHNDPAIFISLRDEKEALAEAARLADPTLPLYGVPVAVKDNIDVAGLPTTAACPAFAYTPAHDSTAVARLRAAGAIIIGKTNLDQFATGLVGVRSPYGIPKNAVRDDLVPGGSSSGSAVAVSAGLVPLALGTDTAGSGRVPAMLNNIVGLKPSLGLIPNTGLVPACRTLDCISVFSLTVDDALAALAVMAGPDDADPFSRDRPLAALAAFPAKLKLGIPKSGQLIFFGDRAAEKAYGEAVNRWRALGADLVEFDLEPFYETAQLLYEGPWVAERYLVIRDLLASSPEAIHPVTREITIGGARPSAADTFSALYRLQALRRVAARTFASLDAIVLPTAPTVYSTADVLAKPIELNSRLGTYTNFVNLLDLCGLALPSAMRPDGAPFGITLLAPAGRDAELASIGRVFHADTGLPIGANALPQPPLAATPAPAQDEITIAVVGAHLSGMVLNHELTTLDARLLEETLTAPDYRLYALDTTPPKPGMLRIEAGAGHAIKLELWAMSPSAFGIFVAAIPPPMAIGTIRLADGRQAKGFIVEPAAIAGAKDISAYGGWRAFMAEKVKA, via the coding sequence ATGCCTCACCGCGCCAGAGACGAGGCCAACCACGTGACTGAAACTGTCGCCGCGATCGTTGCCGCACACCGCATCAAGACCATGACGCCGGCGCAAACCGTGGCCCGCAGCTACCAGCGCATCCGCGAGCACAACGATCCCGCCATCTTCATCAGCCTGCGCGATGAGAAAGAGGCGCTTGCCGAGGCCGCGCGGCTCGCAGATCCGACGCTGCCGCTCTATGGCGTGCCGGTCGCCGTGAAGGACAATATCGACGTCGCGGGCTTGCCGACCACCGCCGCTTGCCCGGCCTTCGCATACACGCCAGCCCACGACTCGACTGCGGTCGCCAGACTGCGCGCGGCCGGCGCCATCATCATCGGCAAGACCAATCTCGACCAGTTCGCCACCGGCCTGGTCGGCGTGCGCTCGCCCTATGGCATTCCGAAGAATGCAGTCCGCGACGATCTCGTGCCGGGCGGATCGAGCTCGGGCTCGGCGGTGGCGGTCTCCGCCGGCCTGGTGCCGCTTGCGCTCGGCACCGACACCGCGGGCAGCGGCCGCGTGCCGGCGATGCTCAACAACATCGTCGGGCTCAAGCCGAGCCTCGGGCTGATCCCGAATACCGGGCTGGTGCCGGCCTGCCGCACGCTCGACTGCATCTCGGTGTTCTCGCTGACCGTCGACGATGCGCTGGCCGCGCTCGCCGTCATGGCGGGTCCCGACGACGCCGACCCGTTCTCGCGCGACCGGCCGCTGGCCGCCCTCGCGGCGTTTCCGGCGAAGCTGAAGCTCGGTATTCCCAAGTCCGGTCAGCTGATCTTCTTCGGCGATCGCGCGGCCGAGAAGGCCTATGGCGAGGCAGTGAATCGCTGGCGGGCGCTCGGCGCCGATCTCGTCGAATTCGACCTCGAGCCGTTCTACGAGACCGCGCAGCTGCTCTATGAGGGCCCGTGGGTCGCTGAACGCTATCTGGTGATCCGCGACCTCCTGGCTTCGTCACCCGAAGCGATCCATCCGGTGACGCGCGAGATCACCATCGGCGGTGCGCGCCCCTCCGCCGCCGACACCTTCTCGGCGCTGTATCGCTTGCAGGCACTGCGCCGGGTTGCTGCGCGCACCTTCGCAAGCCTCGATGCGATCGTGCTGCCGACGGCGCCGACCGTCTATTCGACAGCGGACGTGCTCGCCAAACCGATCGAGCTCAACTCGCGGCTCGGCACCTATACCAATTTCGTCAACCTGCTCGATCTCTGCGGCCTGGCGCTGCCATCGGCGATGCGGCCCGACGGCGCGCCGTTCGGCATCACGTTGCTGGCGCCGGCCGGCCGCGACGCCGAACTCGCCAGCATCGGCCGCGTATTCCATGCCGATACCGGATTGCCGATCGGAGCCAACGCACTGCCCCAGCCGCCGCTTGCCGCAACGCCGGCTCCGGCACAGGACGAGATCACCATCGCGGTGGTCGGCGCGCATCTCTCGGGCATGGTGCTGAACCACGAATTGACGACACTCGATGCACGCCTACTGGAAGAGACGCTCACCGCGCCGGACTACAGGCTCTACGCACTCGACACCACACCGCCGAAGCCCGGCATGCTGCGCATCGAGGCGGGCGCGGGCCATGCGATCAAGCTGGAGCTCTGGGCGATGTCGCCTTCAGCATTTGGAATATTCGTCGCCGCGATCCCGCCGCCGATGGCGATCGGCACGATCAGGCTCGCCGATGGGCGGCAGGCCAAGGGTTTCATCGTCGAACCGGCTGCGATCGCCGGCGCAAAGGATATCTCGGCCTATGGCGGCTGGCGGGCGTTCATGGCGGAGAAGGTGAAGGCATAG
- a CDS encoding AtzE family amidohydrolase, translated as MSETPAFMSAADIAQAVSHRKLTALAATEAALARIAAHDKVLNSFTDVTADRARTKARAIDAAIAAGQPVGPLAGVPFAVKNLFDVQGLSTRAGSKINRDLPPSPRDAVLIERLEAAGAVLVGALNMGEYAYDFTGENVHDGPSRNPHDPTRMTGGSSGGSGSAVGGALVPIALGSDTNGSIRVPSSFCGTFGLKPTYGRLSRARSYPFVASLDHLGPLARSVKDLALAYDAMQGPDGDDPACIVQSVEPTVPLLAHDVRGLRVAIAGGYFQQNVFPEAVEAVARVAKALGATRTVELPEAARARAAAYIITTTEGAALHLDRLRKRPDDFDPAVRDRFIAGAMVPAVYVDKAQKFRRWYRARVLELFQSVDVILAPATPCTAPKLGQVNFTLDGVELPVRANIGIHTQPISFIGLPVVAVPVPLEPLPIGVQIITAPWREDIALRVAYALEQMGVAVAPAPRGF; from the coding sequence ATGTCCGAAACTCCCGCTTTCATGTCGGCCGCCGACATCGCGCAGGCGGTCTCGCACCGCAAGCTCACCGCCCTTGCCGCGACCGAGGCTGCGCTCGCGCGCATCGCCGCGCACGACAAGGTGCTCAATTCCTTCACGGACGTCACCGCCGATCGCGCCCGCACCAAGGCGCGCGCGATCGACGCGGCCATCGCGGCGGGGCAACCGGTCGGCCCGCTCGCCGGCGTGCCGTTCGCGGTCAAGAACCTGTTCGACGTGCAGGGGCTCTCGACCCGCGCTGGCTCGAAGATCAACCGCGACCTGCCGCCGTCGCCGCGCGACGCCGTGCTGATCGAGCGGCTGGAGGCGGCCGGCGCCGTGCTGGTCGGCGCGCTCAACATGGGCGAATACGCCTACGACTTCACCGGCGAGAACGTCCATGACGGCCCGTCGCGCAACCCGCACGATCCGACGCGGATGACCGGGGGCTCCTCCGGCGGCTCGGGCAGCGCCGTCGGCGGCGCGCTGGTGCCGATCGCGCTCGGCTCCGACACCAACGGCTCGATCCGGGTGCCGTCGTCGTTCTGCGGCACGTTCGGCCTGAAGCCGACCTATGGAAGGCTGTCGCGCGCGCGGTCCTATCCGTTCGTCGCGAGCCTCGATCATCTCGGCCCGCTGGCGCGCAGCGTCAAGGATCTCGCGCTGGCCTATGACGCCATGCAGGGACCTGATGGAGATGATCCGGCGTGCATCGTGCAGTCGGTCGAGCCGACCGTGCCGTTGCTCGCCCATGATGTCCGCGGGCTGCGGGTTGCGATCGCCGGCGGCTATTTCCAGCAGAACGTGTTCCCGGAGGCCGTCGAAGCGGTCGCGCGCGTCGCGAAGGCGCTCGGCGCCACGCGGACCGTGGAGCTGCCGGAAGCCGCGCGCGCCCGCGCCGCTGCCTACATCATCACCACCACCGAGGGCGCCGCGCTGCATCTCGACCGGCTGCGCAAGCGTCCCGACGATTTCGATCCGGCGGTGCGCGACCGTTTCATCGCCGGCGCGATGGTGCCGGCGGTCTATGTCGACAAGGCGCAGAAATTCCGCCGCTGGTACCGCGCCAGGGTGCTGGAGCTGTTCCAGTCGGTCGACGTGATCCTGGCGCCGGCGACACCGTGCACAGCGCCGAAGCTCGGTCAGGTCAATTTCACGCTCGATGGCGTCGAGCTTCCGGTCCGCGCCAATATCGGCATCCATACCCAGCCGATCTCGTTCATCGGCCTGCCGGTCGTGGCGGTGCCGGTGCCGCTCGAGCCGTTGCCGATCGGCGTGCAGATCATCACCGCACCCTGGCGCGAGGACATCGCGCTACGGGTCGCCTATGCATTGGAACAGATGGGCGTCGCGGTCGCGCCGGCGCCGAGAGGATTTTAG
- a CDS encoding GntR family transcriptional regulator has translation MSLDDLPTRAPQPTESEPAVPRVDRPSSLVDKITRAEELRLQLADEIVRGTLPPGAGLDETDLARRFNVSRTPVREALRQLAASGLIDARAHRGAVVARPSLERLTGMFEAMAELEAMCAGLAAERMTPAERHALEAVHEELRVLSYTGNPERFHEVNERFHNAIYAGSQNAYIAEITLATRVRVQPFRRAQFRNLGRLAKSHAEHDRVVVAIMRGDKPGAAAAMRDHIEHVRGEYETYAVSV, from the coding sequence ATGAGCCTGGACGATCTTCCGACCCGCGCGCCGCAGCCGACCGAGTCCGAGCCGGCGGTGCCGCGCGTCGATCGCCCGTCGTCGCTGGTCGACAAGATCACCCGCGCCGAGGAGCTGCGGCTGCAACTCGCCGACGAGATCGTGCGTGGCACGCTGCCGCCGGGTGCCGGGCTCGACGAGACCGACCTCGCGCGCCGCTTCAACGTTTCGCGCACCCCGGTGCGCGAGGCGCTGCGGCAGCTTGCGGCCAGCGGCCTGATCGATGCCCGCGCGCATCGCGGCGCGGTGGTGGCGCGGCCCTCGCTCGAAAGATTGACCGGCATGTTCGAGGCGATGGCGGAGCTGGAAGCGATGTGCGCCGGCCTTGCCGCCGAACGGATGACACCGGCGGAGCGTCACGCGCTGGAGGCGGTCCATGAGGAGCTGCGGGTGCTGAGCTACACCGGCAATCCCGAGCGTTTCCACGAGGTCAATGAGCGCTTCCACAACGCGATCTATGCCGGCTCGCAGAACGCCTATATCGCCGAGATCACCCTGGCGACGCGGGTGCGCGTGCAGCCGTTCCGTCGCGCCCAGTTCCGCAACCTCGGGCGGCTTGCAAAATCCCACGCCGAGCACGACCGCGTTGTGGTCGCCATCATGCGCGGCGACAAGCCCGGCGCGGCGGCCGCGATGCGCGACCATATCGAGCACGTCCGCGGGGAATACGAGACCTACGCGGTGTCGGTGTAG
- a CDS encoding ABC transporter permease, which translates to MLTLIGKRLLFAIPSLIGVVIVTFLLTRALPGDPAAYFAGPAATKEAVDQIRKKLGFDKPLIEQFVRYTGDLAHGDLGTSLTTGQPVAAELRNRLPASAELTLLGLVVAIVIAIPLGVLAATRPGSWIDHLCRVTTTAGVSLPVFFTGLVLVYVFYFRLGWSPAPLGRLDVFYSAPPTVTGFYLIDTLIARDVEAFRSALSQLILPAVTLAIFSLAPIARMTRASMLAVLASDFVRTARASGLSPGKVTITYAFRNAMLPVITTLSMVFSFLLGANVLVEKVFAWPGIGSYAVEALIASDFAPVQGFVLTMAVMYVLLNLVIDILYGVIDPRVRLEG; encoded by the coding sequence ATGCTGACCCTGATCGGCAAGCGGCTCTTGTTCGCGATCCCATCGCTGATCGGCGTGGTGATCGTGACGTTCCTGCTGACACGCGCGCTGCCGGGCGATCCGGCGGCTTACTTCGCCGGCCCGGCGGCGACCAAGGAGGCGGTCGACCAGATCAGGAAGAAGCTCGGCTTCGACAAGCCGCTGATCGAGCAATTCGTCCGCTACACCGGCGATCTCGCGCATGGCGATCTCGGCACGTCGCTGACCACGGGCCAGCCGGTGGCCGCCGAATTGCGCAACCGCCTGCCGGCCTCGGCCGAGCTGACCTTGCTCGGCCTCGTCGTCGCGATCGTGATCGCGATCCCGCTTGGCGTGCTGGCGGCGACGCGGCCGGGGTCGTGGATCGATCATCTCTGCCGCGTCACCACCACCGCGGGCGTGTCGCTGCCGGTGTTCTTCACCGGGCTGGTGCTGGTCTATGTGTTCTACTTCCGGCTCGGCTGGTCGCCGGCGCCGCTCGGCCGGCTCGACGTGTTCTATAGCGCGCCGCCGACCGTGACCGGCTTCTATCTGATCGACACGCTGATCGCGCGCGACGTCGAGGCGTTTCGTTCGGCGCTCAGCCAATTGATCCTGCCGGCGGTGACGCTCGCGATCTTCTCGCTGGCGCCGATCGCGCGGATGACGCGCGCCTCGATGCTGGCGGTGCTGGCGTCGGATTTCGTCCGCACCGCACGGGCCAGCGGCCTGTCGCCCGGCAAGGTGACCATCACCTACGCGTTCCGCAATGCGATGCTGCCGGTCATCACCACGCTCAGCATGGTGTTCTCGTTCCTGCTCGGAGCCAATGTGCTGGTCGAGAAGGTGTTCGCCTGGCCCGGCATCGGCTCCTACGCGGTGGAGGCGCTGATCGCGTCCGACTTCGCGCCGGTGCAGGGTTTCGTGCTGACCATGGCGGTCATGTACGTGCTGCTCAACTTGGTGATCGACATCCTCTACGGCGTGATCGATCCGCGCGTCAGGCTGGAGGGCTAG
- a CDS encoding DUF4089 domain-containing protein — protein sequence MADHLDDYMNAVARAMGLPLEDAWRPAVRANLEVSLRLARLVDDFPLPDDVVSAAVYST from the coding sequence ATGGCCGATCATCTCGACGACTACATGAACGCCGTCGCGCGCGCGATGGGGTTGCCGCTGGAGGACGCCTGGCGTCCCGCGGTGCGCGCCAATCTCGAGGTCTCGCTGCGGCTGGCAAGGCTGGTCGACGACTTCCCGCTGCCGGACGACGTCGTCTCGGCCGCGGTCTATTCGACCTGA
- a CDS encoding phosphotransferase encodes MSLPPITDYDTYRAWRGDTSRWLPVARDIADGHGLSCAAPHVFSTGTNLVIGLDGDLILKLFPPFLRPQFVSERAALAELRGRLGVPIPDLAAEGERDGWPYLVITRLAGTVGSEVWPSLSEAERERVLGEIGAVIAEVQRVPPGRLLAIGQPWDAFMRDQIAQCRARHERLGLPTKFLAGLDDLLRDATELIPMHAPPVILTGEYIPENFLLGRRADGWHVAGLFDFGDVRTGWGEYDLLGPSAFMAAGHPRLVRSLFDGFGIPCSEVNFTLKRRLMALMMLHSASDPLRHVCIAGWPDRVDDFVQLQELIWPD; translated from the coding sequence ATGTCGCTTCCACCCATCACCGATTACGACACCTACCGCGCCTGGCGCGGCGACACGTCGCGCTGGTTGCCGGTCGCGCGCGACATCGCCGACGGCCATGGCTTGTCCTGTGCCGCGCCGCACGTGTTCTCGACCGGCACCAATCTCGTGATCGGGCTCGACGGCGACCTGATCCTGAAGCTGTTCCCGCCTTTCCTGCGACCGCAATTCGTCTCCGAGCGCGCCGCGCTGGCGGAATTGCGCGGTCGGCTCGGCGTTCCGATTCCCGATCTGGCCGCGGAAGGCGAGCGTGACGGCTGGCCCTATCTCGTCATCACGCGCCTCGCCGGCACGGTCGGTTCGGAGGTGTGGCCGTCGCTGTCGGAGGCGGAGCGGGAGCGCGTGCTCGGCGAGATCGGGGCTGTGATCGCCGAGGTGCAGCGCGTGCCGCCCGGCCGCCTGCTGGCGATCGGGCAACCCTGGGACGCGTTCATGCGCGACCAGATCGCGCAGTGCCGGGCACGGCACGAGCGGCTCGGCCTGCCCACGAAATTCCTCGCAGGGCTCGATGATCTGCTGCGCGACGCCACCGAGTTGATCCCGATGCACGCGCCGCCGGTGATCCTGACCGGCGAGTACATCCCGGAGAATTTCCTGCTCGGGCGCCGGGCCGACGGCTGGCATGTCGCCGGCCTGTTCGATTTCGGCGATGTCCGCACCGGATGGGGCGAGTATGATCTGCTCGGCCCCAGTGCCTTCATGGCTGCCGGTCATCCGCGCCTGGTGCGTAGCCTGTTCGACGGCTTCGGCATCCCGTGCAGCGAGGTGAATTTCACGCTGAAGCGGCGGTTGATGGCGCTGATGATGCTGCACTCGGCCAGCGATCCGCTCCGGCACGTCTGCATTGCCGGCTGGCCGGACCGGGTCGATGACTTCGTGCAATTGCAGGAGTTGATCTGGCCGGATTAG